From Vreelandella neptunia, the proteins below share one genomic window:
- a CDS encoding anhydro-N-acetylmuramic acid kinase codes for MKTPTASPLYYIGLMSGTSLDGIDAALIAIENDSPPRLLATHAEPMPDELHRLLFKLCHADQVSFAQLAAAEHAFCQCQAQAVQHLLAPLSVGIEQINAIGSHGQTVEHAPAGHGDGPAYTLQLDNPSLLAELTGCTVVADFRRRDLAAGGQAAPLAPAFHQALFGRADAHQLVLNLGGFANLTWLSSQPTDPVIGFDTGPANVLLDGWFALHQGGRFDQDGDWAASGNVDEALLARLLSEPFFQQPPPRSTGRELFHLDWLQKHLSGQEAAADVQATLAELTAVSVAQGIEQLRIDSGPLALITAGGGAHNGYLMQRLAHHLPRATLTSPAAYGWPEDWIEAGAFAWLAHQRLNHLPGNLPSVTGAQGPRVLGGIYAA; via the coding sequence ATGAAAACACCTACCGCTTCGCCGCTTTACTATATTGGCCTGATGTCCGGCACTAGTCTGGACGGTATTGATGCAGCGCTTATCGCCATCGAAAATGATTCGCCGCCGCGCCTGTTGGCGACCCACGCAGAACCGATGCCGGACGAGCTTCATCGCCTACTATTTAAGCTGTGTCATGCGGATCAGGTCAGTTTTGCGCAACTCGCAGCAGCCGAGCACGCGTTCTGCCAATGCCAGGCCCAAGCCGTGCAGCACTTATTAGCCCCCCTTTCAGTGGGTATAGAACAGATCAATGCCATCGGCAGCCACGGCCAAACCGTTGAGCATGCCCCCGCAGGCCACGGCGACGGCCCGGCGTATACACTGCAGTTGGATAATCCAAGCTTGCTGGCAGAACTCACCGGCTGCACGGTGGTGGCCGATTTTCGTCGCAGAGACTTAGCCGCAGGCGGTCAAGCGGCACCGCTGGCACCGGCGTTTCATCAGGCGCTATTTGGGCGAGCAGACGCGCATCAGTTGGTGCTTAATTTAGGCGGCTTTGCCAATCTCACCTGGCTCTCTAGCCAGCCGACCGATCCAGTGATCGGATTTGATACCGGCCCCGCGAATGTTTTACTGGATGGCTGGTTTGCCTTGCACCAGGGCGGCCGCTTTGACCAGGACGGCGATTGGGCCGCTAGCGGCAATGTAGATGAAGCGCTCTTAGCCCGGTTGTTATCAGAACCGTTTTTCCAGCAGCCACCGCCGAGAAGCACAGGGCGTGAACTCTTTCATCTGGATTGGCTTCAAAAACATCTCAGCGGCCAGGAGGCCGCCGCCGATGTTCAGGCGACGCTGGCTGAACTCACCGCTGTCAGTGTCGCCCAGGGGATTGAACAGCTCCGGATAGATAGTGGCCCGCTCGCGCTGATTACTGCTGGTGGCGGCGCTCACAACGGCTACTTAATGCAGCGCCTTGCCCATCACCTGCCTCGCGCCACGCTCACTTCGCCAGCGGCGTACGGCTGGCCTGAAGACTGGATTGAAGCGGGCGCCTTTGCCTGGCTGGCTCACCAGCGGTTGAATCATCTGCCTGGCAACTTGCCCTCGGTCACTGGCGCGCAGGGCCCCCGGGTATTGGGCGGCATTTATGCTGCATAG
- the tyrS gene encoding tyrosine--tRNA ligase, giving the protein MSEVDQALALLSRGTHEILVEDELKKKLASGRKLRIKAGFDPTAPDLHLGHSVLLTKMRQFQDLGHTVIFLIGDFTGRIGDPTGKNVTRKPLTEEDVKANAETYKEQVFKILDPEKTEVRFNAEWFGELSAAKMIELAAQSTVARMLERDDFEKRYKANQSIAIHEFLYPLVQGYDSVALEADVELGGTDQKFNLLMGREIQKHFGQEPQVVITMPLLEGLDGVQKMSKSLGNYIGVDEAPGSMFNKLVSMPDSLMWRYFELLSLKSNEEIDALKQSVEQGANPRDIKMELARELIARYHGDEAAANAHKSAGNQLADGELPEDLPEVTVDFEGSEQAPIAAVLNRAELANNSAQAKDMLGNGRVKVDGDVVAKDTMLATGKSYVIQAGKKRYARVTLI; this is encoded by the coding sequence ATGAGTGAGGTGGATCAGGCTTTAGCGCTGCTGTCGCGGGGTACGCATGAAATCCTGGTAGAGGATGAGTTAAAAAAGAAGCTGGCTTCAGGCCGCAAACTGCGTATCAAAGCGGGTTTTGATCCCACGGCCCCTGACTTGCACCTGGGGCACAGCGTGTTGCTGACCAAAATGCGCCAGTTCCAGGACTTGGGGCACACGGTTATCTTTTTGATCGGTGACTTTACCGGGCGTATTGGAGACCCTACCGGAAAGAACGTGACGCGCAAACCGCTCACCGAAGAGGACGTGAAAGCCAACGCCGAAACTTATAAAGAGCAGGTGTTTAAAATTCTCGACCCTGAAAAGACCGAGGTGCGCTTTAACGCCGAATGGTTTGGCGAACTCTCCGCTGCCAAAATGATTGAGCTGGCTGCCCAAAGCACCGTTGCCCGTATGCTGGAACGGGATGACTTTGAAAAGCGCTATAAAGCCAATCAATCTATTGCTATCCACGAATTTCTCTACCCGCTGGTACAAGGCTATGACTCGGTAGCCCTTGAAGCGGATGTGGAGCTGGGCGGTACCGACCAGAAGTTCAACCTGCTGATGGGGCGTGAGATTCAAAAGCACTTCGGTCAGGAGCCCCAGGTAGTAATTACCATGCCGCTGTTGGAAGGGTTAGACGGCGTGCAGAAGATGTCGAAGTCCCTGGGCAACTACATTGGTGTCGATGAAGCGCCGGGATCGATGTTCAATAAGCTGGTCTCTATGCCGGATAGCTTAATGTGGCGCTATTTTGAGCTACTCTCTTTGAAATCGAACGAAGAGATTGACGCGCTCAAGCAGAGCGTTGAGCAGGGCGCGAACCCGCGGGATATCAAAATGGAGCTGGCCCGTGAGCTAATTGCCCGCTACCACGGCGATGAAGCAGCCGCCAATGCGCACAAGTCTGCGGGTAATCAACTGGCCGATGGCGAACTTCCGGAAGACCTGCCCGAAGTCACGGTCGATTTTGAGGGCAGTGAACAAGCACCTATTGCGGCAGTGCTCAATCGAGCAGAGCTCGCGAACAACAGCGCCCAAGCCAAAGATATGCTGGGTAATGGCCGGGTCAAGGTCGACGGCGACGTCGTTGCCAAAGACACCATGCTGGCGACAGGTAAGAGCTACGTTATCCAAGCGGGTAAGAAACGTTACGCCCGTGTGACGCTTATTTGA
- a CDS encoding isochorismatase family protein gives MLLQRDKSLLLMVDFQAGLLPVIDGGQEAVNEAAWLGEMACLLEVPVWLTEQSPEKLGGSSASLLACLNDYQLWQKQHFGAMAETEFREALNATGKTQIVLCGTEAHICVLQTGLGLLDAGYELYWLSDASASRRPQEAAFARERACASGAVAVTADMVAYEWLHRCDTALFKEAHQRFLKPRASRPVRFF, from the coding sequence GTGCTACTACAACGCGATAAAAGTTTGCTGTTAATGGTCGATTTCCAAGCGGGGTTACTGCCTGTGATTGATGGTGGTCAAGAAGCCGTTAACGAGGCTGCTTGGCTAGGCGAAATGGCGTGCCTGCTTGAGGTGCCGGTTTGGTTAACCGAGCAGTCTCCAGAAAAACTGGGGGGATCCTCGGCGTCACTGCTCGCCTGCCTAAATGACTATCAGCTCTGGCAGAAACAGCATTTTGGGGCCATGGCGGAAACTGAATTTCGTGAAGCGCTAAACGCAACGGGTAAAACACAGATTGTACTGTGTGGAACAGAAGCGCATATCTGCGTGCTGCAAACGGGATTAGGGCTATTAGACGCAGGCTACGAGCTGTACTGGCTGAGTGACGCCTCTGCCAGCCGCCGCCCGCAAGAGGCTGCGTTTGCCCGTGAGCGCGCCTGCGCGAGCGGTGCTGTGGCGGTAACGGCGGATATGGTGGCTTATGAGTGGCTTCACCGCTGCGATACAGCGCTGTTCAAAGAGGCGCACCAACGTTTTTTAAAACCGCGCGCGTCACGCCCCGTACGTTTCTTCTAG
- the yaaA gene encoding peroxide stress protein YaaA: MLSVISPAKTLDFETPPTTEQVSQPDFLKHSQALITILRDYSPQQISELMGISDKLAGLNAARFEEWCPPFTLSNAKPAAQAFQGDVYSGLQAESFSEAENRYAQSHLRILSGLYGLLRPLDLIQAYRLEMGTKLPNSAGKDLYAYWKPILAPALNEAIAESGSNVLVNLASNEYFKAVDTKQLNTRIITPVFKDEKNGTFKIISFYAKKARGLMSAWLIQEQVNDPDKLKAFDVAGYRFDAAASQGDTFVFTRKEADR, encoded by the coding sequence ATGCTGAGCGTTATCTCTCCCGCCAAAACGCTGGACTTTGAAACCCCACCGACCACAGAGCAAGTGTCACAACCCGACTTTCTGAAACACAGCCAAGCGCTTATCACTATTTTGCGTGACTACTCGCCGCAGCAAATCAGCGAACTCATGGGTATCAGCGATAAATTGGCGGGCCTGAATGCGGCGCGTTTTGAGGAGTGGTGCCCTCCTTTCACTCTGAGCAATGCCAAACCTGCTGCACAGGCTTTTCAGGGCGACGTTTATAGCGGCCTGCAAGCGGAAAGCTTCAGCGAAGCGGAGAACCGTTACGCACAGTCGCATCTGCGCATACTTTCTGGCCTATATGGCCTGCTACGGCCCCTGGATTTAATTCAGGCCTACCGGCTGGAGATGGGTACCAAGCTGCCTAACAGTGCGGGTAAGGATCTGTATGCCTATTGGAAGCCCATCCTGGCACCTGCACTTAATGAAGCCATTGCTGAAAGCGGCTCCAACGTGTTGGTTAATCTCGCCTCCAATGAGTACTTCAAAGCGGTAGATACCAAGCAGCTTAATACCCGGATCATTACGCCGGTGTTTAAAGATGAGAAAAACGGCACCTTTAAAATCATCAGCTTCTATGCCAAAAAAGCACGTGGACTGATGAGCGCCTGGCTTATCCAGGAACAGGTGAACGATCCTGATAAACTCAAGGCGTTCGATGTGGCAGGCTATCGTTTCGATGCAGCGGCATCCCAGGGTGATACCTTTGTTTTCACCCGTAAAGAAGCCGATCGCTAA
- a CDS encoding NADP(H)-dependent aldo-keto reductase produces MQTRPLGRTGLEVSRLCLGTMTFGEQNSEAEAHEQLDRAVAFGINFIDTAEMYPVPPMAKTQGLTERYIGSWLKQRGARDDLIIATKAAGPGLDHIRGGPRLTREHIHQAIDTSLERLNTDYVDLYQLHWPDRQTNFFGKLGYVHSENEDATPLEETLDALKELVDAGKVRAIGLSNDTPWGVMRSLQLADKLDLPRVASIQNPYNLLNRSFEVGLAEIAHREDVGLLAYSPLGFGVLSGKYLNGAQPPKGRLTLYERFKRYTSPEAEAATQAYVALAEKHELDPAQMALAFVNSRSFLTSNIIGATTMEQLESNLASESLKLDNEVLEAIEDIHRRMPNPCP; encoded by the coding sequence ATGCAAACGCGCCCACTTGGCAGAACCGGCTTGGAGGTAAGTCGACTCTGTTTAGGCACGATGACGTTTGGCGAGCAGAATAGCGAAGCTGAAGCCCACGAACAGCTTGATAGAGCCGTGGCGTTTGGCATCAATTTTATTGATACCGCAGAAATGTACCCCGTTCCCCCCATGGCCAAGACCCAGGGCTTAACTGAACGCTATATCGGCAGTTGGCTAAAGCAGCGTGGCGCCAGGGACGATCTGATCATAGCCACCAAGGCAGCAGGCCCAGGGCTTGACCATATACGAGGTGGGCCGCGTTTAACCCGTGAGCATATTCATCAGGCCATCGACACAAGCCTGGAGAGATTGAATACCGATTACGTTGACCTTTACCAACTGCACTGGCCCGACCGTCAAACCAATTTCTTTGGCAAGCTAGGCTACGTTCATAGCGAAAACGAAGATGCGACGCCGCTAGAAGAGACGCTTGATGCGCTGAAAGAGCTGGTTGATGCAGGCAAAGTACGGGCTATTGGGCTCTCTAATGACACGCCCTGGGGTGTGATGCGCTCACTGCAGCTTGCCGATAAGCTGGATTTACCGCGCGTGGCGTCTATTCAAAACCCCTATAACCTTCTTAACCGCTCTTTTGAAGTCGGCTTGGCGGAAATTGCCCACCGTGAAGATGTCGGCCTACTTGCCTATTCACCGCTAGGGTTTGGGGTACTCTCAGGTAAATACCTGAATGGCGCGCAGCCACCTAAAGGTCGTTTGACGCTGTATGAGCGCTTCAAGCGTTACACTTCGCCCGAAGCCGAAGCGGCCACCCAGGCTTACGTTGCGCTTGCTGAAAAGCACGAGCTGGATCCTGCACAAATGGCGCTGGCGTTTGTTAACTCACGCAGCTTCTTGACCAGCAATATCATTGGTGCGACCACCATGGAGCAGTTGGAAAGCAATCTTGCCAGCGAGAGCCTCAAGCTGGACAACGAAGTGCTAGAGGCAATCGAAGATATTCACCGCCGTATGCCCAATCCCTGTCCTTAA
- a CDS encoding tetratricopeptide repeat protein produces MLQASTLFTRLEFRLAERLFHNHWLLPRSPRTQRLTMRLFKRCAEAGHPDALSVYGHMLFHRSQTPQDKARGARYVLEAAHAGDVKSQYQVAQIHEHGCAQYPRREDYAVTWYARAAQSGHYLAAERLARAYRLGELGLAVDGERAAYWQRQADQPTLNNVAAA; encoded by the coding sequence ATGCTGCAGGCATCAACGTTGTTTACTCGGCTAGAATTTCGCCTAGCTGAACGGCTGTTTCATAATCACTGGCTGTTGCCGCGTTCACCGCGCACCCAGCGTTTAACGATGCGCTTGTTTAAGCGCTGTGCGGAAGCGGGTCACCCTGACGCGCTCTCCGTTTACGGCCATATGCTGTTTCATCGCAGCCAGACGCCCCAGGACAAGGCGCGCGGAGCGCGGTACGTTCTGGAAGCTGCGCATGCCGGAGATGTAAAGTCACAGTACCAGGTGGCACAAATCCACGAGCACGGCTGTGCTCAGTACCCGCGCCGTGAAGATTACGCGGTGACCTGGTACGCACGCGCCGCCCAGTCTGGGCACTATCTAGCTGCGGAGCGGCTCGCTCGCGCTTATCGCCTGGGTGAATTAGGCTTGGCGGTAGATGGCGAGCGTGCGGCTTACTGGCAGCGACAGGCGGATCAGCCGACACTAAATAACGTGGCCGCTGCGTGA
- a CDS encoding TIGR00730 family Rossman fold protein has product MARICVYLGSREGNSPAFRQATNQLGRTLAERGHTLVYGGARVGLMGELANAALEAGGEVIGVMPDHLVEREQAHFGLSELIRVRNMHERKATMAANADAFIALPGGIGTLEELFEIWTWGYLGLHEKPMGLLNIDEFYSPLLTFLDSTVSHGFLASPTREMLFDAPSPNELLEVLEAQL; this is encoded by the coding sequence ATGGCTCGAATTTGCGTTTATCTTGGCTCCCGTGAAGGTAACAGCCCTGCCTTCCGCCAAGCGACCAATCAACTGGGACGCACGCTCGCTGAACGCGGCCACACGTTGGTTTACGGTGGGGCACGCGTTGGCCTGATGGGCGAGCTGGCTAACGCAGCACTTGAGGCCGGTGGTGAAGTCATTGGTGTCATGCCCGACCACCTGGTGGAGCGCGAACAGGCCCACTTTGGCTTAAGCGAGCTGATTAGGGTGCGCAATATGCACGAACGCAAAGCCACTATGGCGGCCAACGCCGACGCTTTTATTGCCTTACCCGGCGGGATTGGCACCTTGGAAGAGCTGTTTGAAATATGGACGTGGGGCTATCTAGGCTTGCATGAAAAACCCATGGGGTTGTTGAACATCGACGAGTTCTATTCACCGCTGCTGACATTTTTAGACAGCACGGTCAGCCATGGCTTTTTGGCGTCTCCCACCCGGGAGATGCTGTTCGACGCACCGTCACCCAATGAGTTGCTCGAGGTGCTGGAAGCCCAGCTATAA
- a CDS encoding DUF501 domain-containing protein gives MVIRTNQAPDERQLAIIAQQLGRAPRGIEAVAATDGEGTPLVLRMAPIVDGKPFPTLYWLCSDVLKVEISRIEAVGVIKALEQRLQEEPEFLEAYQQSHRDYVTARWDAMSDAQREEVAKLGYTDVMTKRGIGGISNWHQIRCLHTQYAHHLCGDNVIGQWMDEHYQVDRYLP, from the coding sequence ATGGTGATACGCACCAACCAAGCGCCTGACGAACGTCAGCTCGCCATTATTGCCCAGCAGCTTGGCCGCGCACCGCGTGGTATCGAAGCGGTAGCCGCTACCGACGGTGAAGGTACACCGCTAGTACTGCGCATGGCGCCGATTGTCGACGGCAAACCCTTCCCCACCCTGTATTGGCTCTGTTCCGATGTGCTGAAAGTTGAGATTTCCCGCATCGAAGCCGTTGGGGTTATCAAAGCGCTCGAACAACGCCTACAGGAAGAGCCTGAGTTTCTTGAGGCTTATCAACAGAGCCATCGCGACTATGTGACCGCTCGCTGGGACGCTATGAGCGATGCTCAGCGTGAAGAAGTCGCTAAATTGGGTTATACCGATGTGATGACCAAACGCGGTATTGGCGGCATTAGCAACTGGCACCAGATACGCTGCCTGCATACCCAGTACGCCCATCACCTGTGCGGTGACAATGTGATTGGGCAGTGGATGGATGAGCACTATCAGGTAGACCGCTATTTACCCTAA
- a CDS encoding acyl-CoA thioesterase: protein MFTRTIEPAFYDTDALGHINNTRLPAWFELARNDLFKLFTPDLNPKQWRLIMARMEVDYRAELFYGHDIEIRTYLTRLGNSSFTVTQEARQHGKLTNLGHTVMVQYDHQAKCAMPIEGDLREALTSHLQDAPEPA from the coding sequence ATGTTTACCCGTACCATTGAACCCGCCTTTTACGATACCGACGCCTTAGGGCACATTAACAACACCCGCCTGCCAGCGTGGTTTGAGCTTGCCCGAAATGACTTGTTCAAACTCTTTACCCCTGACTTAAACCCTAAGCAGTGGCGCTTGATTATGGCGCGCATGGAAGTCGACTACCGGGCTGAACTGTTTTACGGTCACGATATCGAAATACGTACTTACTTAACGCGGTTAGGCAATAGCTCGTTTACAGTGACCCAAGAGGCGCGGCAGCACGGCAAGCTCACTAACCTGGGACATACCGTTATGGTGCAGTATGACCACCAGGCCAAGTGCGCCATGCCCATTGAGGGTGACCTGCGCGAGGCGCTAACGTCGCACTTACAAGACGCGCCTGAGCCCGCCTGA
- a CDS encoding MalY/PatB family protein, translating into MAYDFATPVERRHPEGGWASQKWHRYGDDVLPLWVADMDFRSPPAVIDALQARVAHGVYGYGEVPATLTETLCQWSAHHYDWPIQPEWQQWLPGVVPALHLAALALTEPGDGVLTVAPIYPPFLEVAKRTGRLPQQAMLAAPSTPNEPWQLDIAALEAAITPRTRLLLWCQPHNPTGRVWRHEELAALAELVERHDLWVVSDELHCDLLLDEGAQHRPLAAAFPELAKRTITLWAPSKTFNLAGLTSACAVIPDPALRERFAAATKGLLPDGNVLGLVAAEAAYRHGEPWRQELLSVLREHRETLQARVAAWPGVRWSAPESTYLAWLDMREAGLGDAPYKTLLKEAGVALSDGAAFGCPGFVRLNFGTTASQLEAALSRMDSLLKRD; encoded by the coding sequence ATGGCCTACGATTTTGCCACGCCTGTGGAGCGACGCCACCCAGAAGGTGGCTGGGCATCGCAAAAATGGCACCGCTACGGCGACGACGTACTGCCTCTTTGGGTCGCCGATATGGATTTTCGCTCCCCGCCTGCGGTGATTGATGCACTGCAGGCGCGGGTGGCCCACGGTGTATATGGCTATGGCGAAGTGCCCGCTACGTTAACAGAAACCCTGTGCCAGTGGAGCGCCCACCACTACGACTGGCCCATTCAGCCGGAGTGGCAGCAGTGGCTACCGGGCGTCGTGCCGGCCTTGCATCTGGCCGCGTTAGCGCTGACCGAACCAGGCGACGGTGTGTTGACGGTGGCGCCGATCTACCCGCCATTTTTAGAGGTTGCAAAGCGTACAGGCCGATTGCCCCAGCAGGCGATGCTGGCAGCGCCCTCAACACCCAATGAGCCTTGGCAGCTCGATATTGCCGCCTTGGAGGCCGCTATTACGCCACGTACGCGCTTGCTGCTGTGGTGTCAGCCCCACAACCCTACGGGGCGTGTGTGGCGCCATGAAGAGCTTGCAGCGCTGGCTGAGTTAGTGGAGCGCCACGACCTGTGGGTGGTCTCCGATGAGTTGCACTGCGACCTGTTATTGGACGAAGGCGCTCAGCACCGCCCGTTAGCCGCGGCATTTCCTGAATTAGCGAAGCGCACCATTACGCTATGGGCACCGTCGAAAACCTTTAACCTGGCGGGCTTAACCAGCGCCTGCGCGGTGATTCCCGATCCTGCACTGCGTGAGCGCTTTGCGGCGGCTACCAAAGGGTTACTGCCCGATGGCAACGTGCTCGGCTTGGTTGCGGCGGAAGCAGCGTATCGACACGGCGAGCCTTGGCGCCAGGAGCTGTTAAGCGTGTTACGTGAGCATCGTGAGACGCTGCAGGCGCGCGTAGCGGCTTGGCCGGGCGTGCGCTGGAGTGCGCCGGAGTCCACCTATCTAGCCTGGCTGGATATGCGCGAGGCAGGGTTAGGCGATGCGCCCTACAAGACGCTGCTGAAAGAAGCGGGAGTCGCGCTTTCGGACGGAGCGGCCTTTGGCTGCCCCGGCTTTGTACGGCTTAACTTTGGTACTACCGCTTCCCAGCTGGAAGCGGCGCTGTCTCGTATGGATTCCCTGCTGAAGCGGGATTGA
- a CDS encoding co-chaperone YbbN, with protein MQIIDPRSGKPLTADTGSADATAPNAEQAAVRPEDVIIELNAGNIQQVLEASMQVPVLLGCYSPSNAGSSTLLSVLDKLVVEYAGAFLLGKLDIEANPEIGGQLGVRSVPDVKLISQGGLVDGFQGALPEKEVREWLNRYFPAPGEAPPTPEEQAEEALKAGDTAAAREIYQTLMGQYPEHYAYQIAFARVLVAEGRGSEAREVLDNLPPEERDAAPARGVRASIEFSEQALSAEEIAALGDRTDSEAQYQRALRQVADGHYDEGLEALLALMKQDRAYNDDAARKTLLQVFDALGADHPLTVAYRRKLFAMLY; from the coding sequence ATGCAGATTATTGATCCCCGCTCAGGTAAGCCGCTTACGGCGGATACCGGAAGTGCTGACGCTACCGCGCCTAACGCTGAACAGGCGGCGGTGCGCCCTGAAGATGTCATTATCGAGCTCAATGCTGGCAATATTCAGCAGGTGCTGGAAGCGTCCATGCAGGTGCCGGTGCTATTGGGCTGCTACTCGCCTTCCAACGCAGGCAGCAGCACTCTCCTCTCAGTGCTGGATAAACTGGTGGTTGAGTACGCGGGCGCTTTCCTGCTCGGCAAGCTCGATATCGAAGCGAACCCTGAAATCGGCGGCCAATTGGGCGTGCGTTCGGTGCCCGATGTGAAGCTGATTAGCCAGGGTGGTTTGGTGGATGGATTCCAGGGTGCGCTGCCGGAAAAAGAGGTGCGCGAGTGGCTCAATCGCTACTTCCCAGCCCCCGGCGAAGCGCCGCCCACTCCTGAAGAGCAGGCGGAAGAAGCACTTAAAGCAGGAGACACCGCCGCTGCCCGTGAGATTTATCAAACCCTGATGGGCCAGTACCCCGAACACTACGCTTACCAGATAGCCTTCGCTCGGGTATTGGTGGCCGAAGGGCGCGGCAGCGAAGCCCGTGAAGTACTCGACAATCTGCCCCCGGAAGAGCGCGATGCGGCTCCCGCTCGTGGCGTACGCGCCAGCATTGAGTTTAGCGAGCAGGCACTCTCAGCCGAGGAGATTGCGGCCCTGGGCGATCGTACCGATAGCGAAGCGCAGTATCAGCGCGCCCTGCGCCAAGTGGCCGACGGTCATTACGATGAAGGGCTGGAAGCGCTGCTGGCGCTGATGAAGCAGGATCGCGCCTATAACGATGACGCGGCGCGTAAAACGCTGCTGCAGGTGTTCGACGCACTGGGCGCCGACCACCCGCTGACCGTTGCTTACCGCCGCAAACTCTTTGCGATGCTGTACTAA
- a CDS encoding SDR family oxidoreductase produces the protein MRKGTALVVGATGITGGNLASYLTASGWSVYGLSRRPSEQAGVIPVAADLLDREATAEALAGLPITHVFYCTWVRRENEKANVEANGAMMHNLLDALQDASLAHVSLVTGTKQYLGAFENYGSGKTETPFRESAPRVPGENFYYTLEDIMFATAERDGFSWNVHRPHTVIGYARGNAMNMGVTLAVYASICKATGKPFTFPGSQMQWNALTDLTDSLVLARQMEWAATTPGAHNEAFNTVNGDVFRWRRLWHEIGEFFELEVADCPETPQPLETQMADIAPTWAKIAEQNELVEADVTQLASWWHTDADLGRELECVNDVTKSRDFGFDHFRETRAAFFDLFARLRAERIIP, from the coding sequence ATGCGCAAAGGCACCGCATTAGTCGTCGGCGCTACCGGTATTACCGGCGGCAACCTAGCCAGCTACCTCACCGCTAGCGGGTGGAGTGTCTATGGATTATCTCGTCGCCCTTCTGAACAGGCAGGGGTCATTCCCGTCGCTGCCGATCTGTTAGATCGCGAGGCCACAGCGGAAGCATTAGCGGGGCTACCCATCACCCACGTGTTTTATTGCACTTGGGTGCGGCGCGAAAATGAAAAAGCCAACGTCGAGGCCAACGGCGCGATGATGCACAACTTGCTCGACGCCCTGCAGGATGCAAGCTTGGCGCACGTCTCGTTGGTGACCGGCACCAAGCAGTACCTGGGTGCCTTCGAGAACTACGGTAGCGGCAAGACCGAGACGCCGTTTCGTGAATCAGCGCCCCGCGTACCTGGCGAGAACTTTTACTACACCCTCGAAGACATCATGTTCGCGACGGCGGAGCGAGACGGCTTTAGCTGGAACGTGCACCGTCCGCACACGGTGATCGGCTATGCTCGCGGGAACGCCATGAACATGGGCGTGACGCTGGCGGTTTACGCCTCTATCTGCAAAGCCACGGGCAAGCCGTTCACCTTCCCTGGCTCGCAGATGCAGTGGAATGCCTTGACCGATCTAACCGATTCGCTGGTGTTGGCGCGGCAGATGGAGTGGGCGGCGACCACGCCCGGTGCCCACAATGAAGCCTTTAACACGGTCAATGGCGATGTGTTCCGCTGGCGTCGACTGTGGCATGAGATTGGCGAGTTCTTCGAGCTCGAAGTCGCCGACTGCCCCGAAACGCCGCAGCCGCTTGAAACCCAGATGGCCGACATTGCGCCTACCTGGGCCAAGATTGCCGAGCAAAACGAGCTCGTTGAAGCCGATGTCACCCAACTGGCTTCCTGGTGGCACACCGATGCCGACCTGGGGCGCGAGCTTGAGTGCGTCAACGACGTCACCAAGTCCCGTGACTTCGGCTTTGACCACTTCCGCGAAACACGCGCAGCGTTTTTCGACCTGTTCGCCCGCCTACGCGCGGAGCGCATCATTCCTTAA